One Brassica napus cultivar Da-Ae chromosome C2, Da-Ae, whole genome shotgun sequence DNA window includes the following coding sequences:
- the LOC106442448 gene encoding RING-H2 finger protein ATL11 translates to MNLLNCTITGHHGSVLQLHLFLLLLSGHASAQATHVESDMYEKSYRLDPTMKILMLVMASVFFTLGFSSISIRRWIERITGMNNTHSVDAGGNWLSLSYPQARGLEASVIENFPTFQYSTVKTLKINKEALECPICLNEFEDAEILRLVPKCCHVFHTDCIDAWFQSHATCPLCRANLVPVLGESVVSIQIPGLTDDAPCSELTGDRNTVLGSPDARLIDSVALTCNQSMPRRSLSTGWNLAEIFTTSQHEGNLDRFTLRLPEDIHNKLVHRSHSKGHVAFPHMMSSSSGYRTRSLENDANYFYYERFDQDGRLDRRPFSITPPYRTCSMKSPFDWFFLEKNNIGERSSDHLRSGHDNSSGDQVV, encoded by the coding sequence ATGAACCTTCTCAACTGTACAATCACTGGTCATCATGGTTCGGTATTACAACTACACCTCTTTCTCTTACTCTTATCCGGCCATGCTTCGGCTCAAGCCACTCATGTCGAGTCAGATATGTATGAAAAAAGCTATCGGTTGGACCCAACCATGAAAATACTCATGCTCGTCATGGCAAGCGTTTTCTTCACTCTCGGGTTTTCCTCCATATCTATCCGTAGGTGGATTGAGCGAATCACTGGGATGAACAACACACACTCCGTCGACGCTGGTGGTAACTGGCTTTCCCTGAGCTACCCGCAGGCGCGTGGACTCGAGGCATCGGTCATTGAGAATTTTCCGACGTTCCAATACTCAACGGTGAAAACGCTCAAGATCAACAAAGAGGCCCTTGAATGTCCTATATGCTTAAACGAGTTCGAGGACGCTGAAATCTTGCGTTTGGTTCCTAAATGTTGCCACGTGTTCCATACTGATTGTATAGATGCTTGGTTCCAGTCTCACGCCACATGTCCTCTATGCCGCGCAAATCTCGTCCCTGTACTGGGAGAATCAGTTGTTTCTATCCAGATACCCGGTTTAACCGATGACGCTCCCTGTTCTGAATTAACCGGTGATCGGAATACGGTTTTGGGTTCTCCGGATGCGAGATTGATTGACTCGGTGGCGTTGACCTGTAACCAGAGTATGCCACGTAGGTCTTTGTCTACCGGTTGGAATTTAGCCGAAATTTTCACCACCAGTCAACATGAGGGGAATCTCGACCGGTTCACACTTAGGTTACCGGAAGACATTCACAATAAGCTCGTGCACCGGAGCCATTCAAAAGGCCACGTGGCGTTTCCTCATATGATGAGTTCATCAAGTGGGTACAGAACCAGAAGCCTAGAGAATGATGCAAACTATTTCTACTATGAACGGTTTGACCAAGATGGTCGGTTAGACCGTAGACCATTCTCCATAACTCCTCCGTACCGGACATGTTCGATGAAATCACCGTTTGACTGGTTTTTTCTTGAAAAGAACAACATCGGTGAACGTTCGTCCGATCACCTTCGCTCCGGCCATGATAACTCATCGGGAGACCAAGTTGTGTAA